The Granulicella cerasi region CGGCGCGTCGTGGACACACCCATCATTGTGCTCAGCGTAAAGTCGACGGACACCATGAAGGTGATGGCGCTGGACGAGGGTGCGGATGACTACCTCACGAAGCCCTTCAATATGCCGGAGCTTCAGGCGCGAGTGCGAGCGCAGTTACGTCGAAGACTTACGAAATTCCAAACCGTTGACGATTGCATCACGGAAGGTGACTTTGTCATCGACACCAGCGCACACTCGGTCACAGTGCGCGGAGAACTCGTCCATCTCACGCCCAAGGAATTCGATCTCCTCCTGGCGTTTGCGCGGAGTCCCAGCCGAGTACTCACACACCGGGTACTGCTGCGCACGGTATGGGGTCCTGCAGGTGTCGATCAGCCTGACTATCTCCGTGTGCTGGTGGCACAGTTGCGTAAGAAGATCGAATCGGATGCAACACCGCGGTACGTGGTCAGCGAGCCGTGGGTGGGGTATCGCTTTGAACCGAACGGCTGATTTAGTGATTCGCAACGAGAAGCGTGAGCAAGCTGGCCACAAGTGCCACCGGCATTGCGATGAGGCCCATCTTCAAGAATTGCCAGCCGCTCATCTCGACGCCTTCCTTGCGCAGCTCCAGCATCCAGAGAATCGTTGCAAGCGAACCCGTTACCGATAGATTCGGTCCGAGGTCGACACCAATCAAAACCGCTCTCGTCATCAGAGGCGAAGTGTGAGAAGCGGCAAGCGCAGCCCCAGCGAGCAA contains the following coding sequences:
- a CDS encoding response regulator transcription factor, with amino-acid sequence MSRILVVDDEPQIARMLRTALQSSGYEVITASNGLQAFELVQQQNPDLIITDLAMPEMDGLELTQALRRVVDTPIIVLSVKSTDTMKVMALDEGADDYLTKPFNMPELQARVRAQLRRRLTKFQTVDDCITEGDFVIDTSAHSVTVRGELVHLTPKEFDLLLAFARSPSRVLTHRVLLRTVWGPAGVDQPDYLRVLVAQLRKKIESDATPRYVVSEPWVGYRFEPNG